The following proteins come from a genomic window of Streptococcus pneumoniae:
- a CDS encoding DeoR/GlpR family DNA-binding transcription regulator yields the protein MLKTERKQLILEELNQHHVVSLEKLVSLLETSESTVRRDLDELEAENKLRRVHGGAELPHSLQEEETIQEKSVKNLQEKKLLAQKAASLIKEKDVIFIDAGTTTAFLIHELVNKNVTVVTNSIHHAAQLVEKQIPTVMVGGNVKTATDASIGGVALNQINQLHFDRAFIGMNGVDDGYYTTPDMEEGAVKRAILENAKQTYVLVDSSKIGQTCFAKVAPLKRAIVITSQGHELLQVIKEKTEVIEV from the coding sequence GTGTTAAAAACAGAGCGGAAGCAACTGATTTTAGAGGAGTTAAATCAACATCATGTAGTTTCTCTAGAAAAATTAGTTAGTTTGCTAGAAACGTCAGAATCAACGGTTCGAAGAGACTTGGATGAGTTGGAAGCGGAAAACAAGCTTCGTCGTGTGCATGGTGGAGCAGAACTCCCCCACTCCTTACAGGAAGAAGAAACCATTCAAGAAAAATCGGTCAAAAACCTTCAAGAAAAGAAGTTGCTGGCTCAGAAAGCAGCCTCTCTCATTAAAGAAAAAGATGTCATCTTTATCGATGCTGGAACAACAACTGCTTTTTTGATTCATGAATTGGTCAATAAGAATGTTACAGTTGTGACCAACTCCATTCACCATGCCGCTCAGTTGGTTGAAAAGCAGATTCCAACTGTCATGGTTGGAGGAAACGTCAAGACGGCGACAGATGCTAGTATCGGGGGCGTTGCTCTTAACCAGATTAACCAATTGCACTTTGACCGTGCCTTTATCGGAATGAATGGTGTTGACGATGGCTATTATACGACTCCTGATATGGAGGAGGGAGCTGTGAAAAGAGCTATTTTGGAGAATGCCAAGCAGACCTACGTCTTGGTGGATTCGTCAAAAATTGGACAAACTTGCTTTGCCAAGGTAGCACCACTCAAACGCGCTATCGTTATCACTAGTCAAGGGCATGAGCTCTTGCAGGTTATTAAGGAGAAAACGGAGGTAATAGAAGTATGA